A single genomic interval of Lewinellaceae bacterium harbors:
- a CDS encoding RraA family protein produces MHKHIVLSLFLLAGSLSLWSQAVTLTPDQIIALTPQWQGPRFPDGRPNTPDRLLERLKNISLEEAWGILRNEGYNNQYEGDWKVMWPGQPMVGRAVTAQYMPLRPEWDNLIREQGKKDGRIGNTNSWPIDVLKDGDIYIADSYGKIIDGTLIGDNLGNSIYAHSHNGVIFYGSVRDCEGLSKIDGFNAWVKGYDPSYIQQMMLSSINNPIRIGRATVLPGDVILAKEGGIIAIPPHLLEKVVITSEFIALRDQFGHQRLREGKYTPGQIDAQWSDEIKQDFIAWLDANPDKIPMTRAELDAFMKDRTW; encoded by the coding sequence ATGCACAAACATATTGTACTCTCCTTGTTTCTCCTGGCCGGATCTTTATCATTGTGGAGCCAGGCGGTAACGCTGACGCCGGATCAGATCATCGCGCTCACACCGCAATGGCAGGGACCACGATTTCCCGACGGCAGACCCAACACTCCGGACCGCCTGCTGGAGCGGCTGAAAAACATCTCCCTGGAAGAAGCCTGGGGCATCCTGCGCAATGAGGGTTACAACAATCAGTACGAGGGCGACTGGAAAGTGATGTGGCCCGGACAGCCCATGGTAGGGCGCGCAGTGACCGCTCAGTATATGCCCCTGCGCCCGGAATGGGACAACCTCATCCGTGAACAGGGAAAAAAAGACGGCCGGATCGGCAACACCAACTCCTGGCCCATTGATGTACTCAAAGACGGAGACATCTACATCGCGGACAGCTATGGCAAGATCATCGACGGCACCCTGATCGGAGATAACCTGGGTAACTCAATCTACGCGCACTCCCACAACGGGGTGATCTTCTACGGATCGGTACGCGACTGTGAAGGACTCTCCAAAATCGATGGTTTCAATGCCTGGGTCAAGGGTTATGACCCATCATACATACAACAGATGATGCTCTCTTCCATCAACAATCCTATCCGCATCGGTCGCGCCACGGTATTGCCTGGTGACGTGATCCTTGCCAAAGAAGGAGGGATCATTGCCATTCCTCCACATTTATTGGAGAAGGTCGTCATCACCTCAGAATTTATTGCACTGCGCGACCAGTTTGGACATCAGCGGCTGCGCGAAGGAAAATATACGCCGGGACAGATCGATGCCCAGTGGTCCGATGAGATCAAACAGGATTTTATTGCATGGCTCGATGCCAATCCGGATAAGATCCCGATGACCCGCGCTGAATTGGATGCTTTTATGAAAGACCGGACCTGGTGA
- a CDS encoding mandelate racemase/muconate lactonizing enzyme family protein, which yields MSSPSKKFLERFGVRDNEQTDNSANSRRDFIRKSGMGGLALGAMMAAPITETLEYTTQKVNRASAPTDLKITDMRYATVMNSTGRCPVIRIDTNQGIYGLGEVRDGANWRYALFLKSRILGLNPCNVEMVFKRIKQFGYHGRQAGGVCAVEMALWDLAGKAYGVPAYQLLGGKYRDKVRLYADTPEVDDPAGFAEKMRTRVEDQGFTFLKMDFGLRMLADIPGTIVNSNFWDIRRQWDMSPGSYGATEHPFTAVQITEKGLDILTDYVSRVREAVGYEIPLASDHYGHFDLNNAIRLGRAMEPFRLAWLEDLIPWKYTEQLAEIARAIETPVLTGEDIYLKEEFIKLIDNRAVDIVHPDLASAGGLLETKKIGDYGEDHGVAMAMHFAGTPISFMANVHCAAATQNFIALEHHSIDVPYWNDLANTGGEPMIEKGFAIVPERPGLGIELNEEIARQHLDPEDQSFFRPTPEWDDVRSWDRLWS from the coding sequence ATGTCTTCTCCTTCGAAAAAATTTCTTGAACGCTTTGGTGTCCGCGATAATGAACAAACGGACAATAGCGCTAATAGCCGGCGTGATTTCATTCGTAAATCCGGTATGGGCGGACTGGCCCTGGGAGCCATGATGGCGGCGCCGATCACGGAGACGCTGGAATACACTACGCAGAAGGTGAACCGCGCTTCGGCACCCACTGACCTGAAGATCACCGATATGCGTTATGCGACGGTGATGAACAGTACCGGCCGCTGCCCGGTTATCCGGATCGATACCAATCAGGGAATATATGGATTGGGAGAAGTGCGTGATGGTGCCAATTGGAGGTATGCGCTATTTCTCAAGTCCCGGATCCTGGGCCTGAACCCATGCAATGTTGAGATGGTCTTCAAGCGCATCAAACAATTCGGATACCATGGCAGGCAGGCAGGAGGAGTCTGTGCCGTGGAGATGGCCCTCTGGGACCTGGCCGGCAAAGCTTATGGAGTCCCTGCTTACCAGTTGCTGGGTGGAAAGTATCGCGACAAGGTACGCCTGTACGCCGATACACCGGAGGTGGATGATCCGGCAGGTTTCGCAGAAAAGATGCGAACCCGCGTAGAGGATCAGGGCTTCACCTTCCTGAAAATGGATTTCGGTTTGCGCATGCTAGCAGACATACCCGGTACCATTGTCAACTCCAACTTCTGGGATATCCGCCGTCAATGGGATATGTCTCCCGGGAGCTATGGGGCGACAGAGCACCCCTTCACTGCGGTACAGATCACCGAGAAGGGGCTGGACATTCTCACGGACTATGTATCGCGGGTTCGCGAAGCGGTAGGCTACGAGATCCCCCTGGCGTCCGACCATTACGGCCATTTTGATTTGAATAATGCGATCCGTCTGGGCCGGGCCATGGAGCCCTTCCGTCTGGCCTGGTTAGAGGACCTCATACCCTGGAAATACACGGAACAGCTGGCGGAAATAGCCCGTGCCATCGAAACGCCGGTTTTGACGGGAGAAGATATCTACCTGAAGGAAGAATTCATCAAATTGATTGATAACCGGGCAGTGGACATCGTTCATCCCGACCTGGCCAGCGCTGGAGGTTTATTGGAAACCAAGAAGATCGGCGATTACGGCGAAGATCACGGTGTGGCGATGGCCATGCATTTTGCCGGCACACCTATCTCTTTTATGGCCAACGTACACTGTGCTGCGGCCACCCAGAATTTCATTGCCCTCGAACACCATTCCATCGATGTGCCTTACTGGAATGACCTGGCCAATACCGGTGGTGAGCCGATGATCGAGAAAGGATTTGCCATCGTACCTGAGCGTCCGGGCCTTGGCATAGAACTGAACGAGGAGATCGCAAGGCAGCACCTGGATCCGGAGGATCAGTCATTCTTCCGTCCGACACCGGAGTGGGATGACGTGCGGTCGTGGGACCGGTTGTGGAGTTGA
- a CDS encoding antibiotic biosynthesis monooxygenase has product MIAQTPQPPYYAVLFTSLRTEGDQGYGTMADRMEELAMQQPGYLGHESARDGLGITISYWASLEDIRNWKRQAEHWEAQQRGRSTWYSEYKVRICKVDRDYGFTAGNP; this is encoded by the coding sequence ATGATTGCACAGACTCCTCAGCCTCCCTACTATGCCGTGCTGTTCACATCACTCCGAACCGAAGGGGACCAGGGTTATGGAACCATGGCAGACCGGATGGAAGAGTTAGCCATGCAACAGCCGGGATACCTGGGTCATGAAAGCGCCCGCGATGGCTTGGGCATCACCATATCCTACTGGGCAAGCCTGGAGGATATCCGGAACTGGAAACGGCAGGCAGAACACTGGGAGGCACAACAGCGTGGACGGTCTACCTGGTACAGCGAATACAAAGTCCGGATCTGTAAGGTGGATCGGGACTATGGATTTACTGCAGGCAACCCGTAG
- a CDS encoding VOC family protein: MAQLANYLHFNGNCQEAMTYYQSCLGGELTLQRISESPIADQCPAGIQHQILHGTLQNGSLVVMASDMIAPGKPYQVGNHIALSLACDSEDQLRSLFDKLSAGGNIMDPVRVQFWGAVFGFCEDRYGFRWMLHYQLPA, from the coding sequence ATGGCTCAATTAGCAAATTATCTGCACTTCAATGGCAACTGCCAGGAGGCAATGACCTATTACCAATCCTGCCTGGGAGGAGAACTGACCCTGCAAAGGATATCCGAATCACCGATAGCTGACCAATGCCCGGCTGGGATTCAGCATCAGATTCTGCATGGTACGCTGCAAAACGGATCGCTGGTGGTGATGGCCTCCGATATGATTGCGCCCGGCAAGCCCTATCAGGTAGGCAATCACATTGCCTTATCGCTTGCCTGCGACAGTGAAGACCAACTGCGTTCCCTGTTTGACAAATTATCAGCAGGTGGAAATATCATGGATCCGGTGCGGGTCCAGTTTTGGGGCGCTGTCTTTGGCTTCTGTGAAGACCGGTACGGATTCCGCTGGATGCTGCATTATCAATTACCAGCTTAA
- a CDS encoding ferritin — MISKKMETALNEQMGLEAYASFLYLAMASWCDHQGLRGCTSFMRRQSDEEKEHMLRIVNYMSTVAGRAVIPAVSQPPQDYDSVRSMFEQVYAHEQKVTKSINHLVQLADEEKDYSTHHFLQWYIAEQREEEDLMRNILDRIRLIGDGSNSLYFIDKEVEAINQATASGVGEEGGE; from the coding sequence ATGATCTCGAAGAAAATGGAAACGGCCCTGAATGAACAAATGGGCCTTGAAGCATATGCCTCATTTTTATACCTGGCCATGGCGTCGTGGTGTGACCACCAGGGCCTGCGCGGATGTACTTCATTTATGCGCCGCCAGTCGGATGAGGAAAAAGAACACATGTTACGGATCGTCAACTACATGTCCACCGTCGCCGGACGCGCCGTAATCCCGGCTGTCAGCCAGCCACCCCAGGACTACGATTCGGTCCGGTCCATGTTCGAACAAGTGTATGCTCACGAGCAGAAAGTCACCAAATCCATCAACCATCTGGTCCAGTTGGCCGATGAGGAGAAGGATTATTCCACCCACCACTTTTTACAATGGTATATAGCTGAGCAACGGGAGGAAGAAGACCTGATGCGAAATATCCTTGACCGCATTCGCCTGATCGGTGATGGCTCGAACAGTCTTTACTTTATCGATAAGGAAGTGGAAGCCATCAACCAGGCCACAGCATCGGGAGTAGGGGAAGAAGGCGGAGAATAA
- a CDS encoding enoyl-CoA hydratase/isomerase family protein, whose product MSLSPHESIRFSTQQGIATITLNRPEVYNSFDRSMALALQYHLDQISSDPSIRVIVIRGNGKAFCAGQDLKEVVDPNGPDLTRIVSDHFNPIVQRIRAIEKPVVAAVHGVAAGAGANIALACDLVLAAESASFIQAFSKIGLIPDSGGTYFLPRLVGLARATALMMLGDKVTASEAERIGMIYRAVPDREFEDALEQLQHKLASMPTIALGLTKRALNDSMENGLSIQLRLEELFQTTASQTDDYHEGVRAFLEKRAPQFKGK is encoded by the coding sequence ATGTCCCTTTCTCCGCATGAATCGATACGGTTTTCTACCCAGCAGGGCATAGCTACCATCACCCTGAACCGTCCCGAAGTTTACAACAGTTTTGACCGGTCCATGGCCCTGGCCCTTCAATACCATCTGGATCAGATCTCTTCAGATCCTTCCATCCGTGTGATCGTGATCCGTGGCAATGGCAAAGCATTCTGTGCCGGACAGGACCTGAAAGAGGTGGTAGATCCAAACGGGCCGGATCTGACCCGCATCGTCAGCGACCATTTTAATCCCATCGTCCAGCGTATCCGTGCCATCGAAAAACCGGTCGTCGCTGCAGTGCATGGCGTTGCTGCCGGCGCCGGTGCCAACATCGCTCTTGCCTGCGATCTGGTACTTGCAGCCGAATCGGCATCATTTATACAGGCTTTTTCCAAAATCGGACTGATACCCGATAGCGGCGGAACCTATTTTCTGCCGCGGCTGGTCGGGCTCGCCAGGGCCACGGCCCTGATGATGCTGGGAGATAAAGTGACGGCAAGCGAAGCCGAACGCATCGGTATGATCTACCGGGCTGTGCCGGATAGGGAGTTTGAAGATGCACTGGAACAATTGCAGCATAAGCTAGCCTCCATGCCTACTATCGCGCTGGGGCTGACCAAACGCGCACTTAACGATTCGATGGAAAATGGTCTGTCCATTCAGTTGCGTCTGGAAGAGCTGTTCCAGACCACCGCCAGCCAGACCGATGATTACCACGAAGGAGTCCGTGCTTTTCTGGAAAAACGTGCCCCTCAGTTCAAGGGGAAGTAA
- the paaJ gene encoding phenylacetate-CoA oxygenase subunit PaaJ — MNRTSYIPDEKVIWQQLATIPDPEIPVISIVELGMIRNIDITSEQVIVYLSPTYNGCPALEVIRMQIRAVLEQSLAVPVKVQITLDPPWTTDWITAEGLQKLKNYGIAAPKRRKSLTGWRDDAASVSCPHCGSEATELVSQFGSTPCKALYRCTDCLEPFDYFKCH; from the coding sequence ATGAACAGAACTTCCTATATCCCTGATGAAAAAGTGATCTGGCAGCAGCTCGCTACCATACCGGACCCGGAAATCCCGGTGATATCCATCGTAGAGCTGGGCATGATCCGGAACATCGACATCACGAGTGAACAGGTGATCGTCTATCTGTCTCCGACATACAATGGTTGTCCGGCACTCGAAGTCATCCGGATGCAGATCCGCGCCGTGCTGGAACAATCCCTCGCAGTGCCGGTAAAGGTTCAGATCACCCTGGATCCGCCGTGGACCACGGACTGGATCACGGCGGAAGGATTGCAAAAGTTGAAAAACTATGGCATAGCCGCTCCAAAGCGGCGAAAATCCCTCACCGGTTGGCGGGATGACGCAGCCAGTGTATCTTGTCCCCATTGTGGCTCAGAGGCAACCGAATTGGTGAGTCAGTTCGGTTCTACACCCTGCAAGGCCCTGTACCGCTGTACCGATTGCCTGGAGCCTTTTGATTACTTTAAATGCCATTAA
- the paaC gene encoding phenylacetate-CoA oxygenase subunit PaaC, protein MDSNWQPLDHLLLMRGDDCLILGHRLSEWCGHGPILEQDMALTNIALDLIGQARLYYQYAGERLGKTEDELAYLRYERNYYNAWLVELPNSDFAHTIVRQFYFDWYENALLEALEGSTNERLAGIAAKSRKEARYHRQYSSEWVIRLGDGTDESRRRIQAALDLIIPYTGELFQNVSLHQALIDDGSLPDMTGLWPGTEQEILEVLREAGLALPDAPWLPARGREGRHTEHLGFILTELQYMQRAYPGLTW, encoded by the coding sequence ATGGATAGCAATTGGCAACCGTTGGATCATTTATTATTGATGCGGGGAGATGACTGCCTTATCCTCGGTCACCGCCTTTCCGAATGGTGCGGTCACGGCCCGATCCTGGAACAGGACATGGCACTGACTAATATCGCGCTGGACCTGATCGGGCAGGCGCGGCTTTATTACCAGTATGCCGGCGAGCGATTGGGTAAGACGGAAGATGAGCTCGCGTATCTGAGGTATGAACGGAATTATTACAATGCCTGGCTGGTGGAGTTACCCAACAGTGATTTTGCCCACACCATCGTACGGCAATTCTACTTTGACTGGTATGAAAATGCTTTGCTCGAAGCGTTGGAAGGAAGCACCAATGAACGATTGGCTGGCATTGCAGCCAAATCACGCAAAGAGGCTCGCTACCACCGCCAATACAGCAGTGAGTGGGTTATCCGCCTGGGCGACGGCACCGATGAGAGCCGCCGTCGCATACAGGCAGCACTCGACCTCATCATCCCATACACCGGTGAATTATTTCAAAATGTAAGCCTCCACCAGGCGCTGATAGACGATGGTTCTCTCCCGGATATGACAGGTTTATGGCCCGGGACGGAACAAGAGATCTTGGAAGTTCTCCGGGAGGCCGGGTTAGCGCTGCCGGATGCACCATGGCTCCCGGCCCGGGGTCGCGAAGGGCGGCACACCGAGCATTTAGGATTTATTTTGACTGAATTACAATACATGCAACGCGCCTACCCCGGCTTAACCTGGTAA
- the paaB gene encoding 1,2-phenylacetyl-CoA epoxidase subunit B — MQTEWPLWEVFIRPKNGLHHIHAGSLHATDAAMAIQNARDVYTRRNEGVSIWVVESAHLHASDPEDADMLFEPARDKIYRHPTFYDLPDEVKHM; from the coding sequence ATGCAAACAGAATGGCCCCTGTGGGAAGTATTTATCCGGCCTAAAAATGGGCTGCATCACATCCATGCCGGTAGCCTCCATGCCACTGACGCCGCCATGGCCATCCAGAATGCCCGCGATGTTTACACCCGCCGGAATGAAGGTGTAAGCATCTGGGTCGTGGAATCGGCTCACCTCCATGCTTCCGATCCGGAAGATGCCGATATGCTGTTTGAACCGGCCAGGGATAAAATTTACAGGCATCCGACTTTTTACGATTTACCCGACGAAGTAAAACACATGTGA
- the paaA gene encoding 1,2-phenylacetyl-CoA epoxidase subunit A — MTTESLARRFQDKIDQEIKIEPKDWMPDAYRKTLVRQIAQHAHSEVVGMLPEGNWITRAPSLRRKVALLAKVQDEAGHGLYLYSACETLGVTREELIGELLSGKAKYSSIFNYPTLTWADIGAIGWLVDGAAIMNQVPLCRCSYGPYARAMVRVCKEESFHQRQGFEILLTLCQGSVEQKAMAQDALDRWWWPSLMMFGPPDQDSVHTAQSMQWKIKRFTNDELRQKFIDMTVPQAAVLGLTIPDPELQWDEASGHYHIGPIDWDEFREVLKGNGPCNAERLAARQQAHDDGTWVREAARAYAAKQRERTKIAG, encoded by the coding sequence ATGACCACGGAATCCTTAGCCCGGCGTTTTCAAGATAAGATCGACCAGGAAATCAAGATCGAACCCAAAGACTGGATGCCGGACGCTTACCGCAAAACCCTGGTGCGGCAAATAGCACAACATGCCCACTCGGAAGTGGTCGGTATGCTGCCGGAGGGTAACTGGATAACCCGCGCGCCGTCATTAAGGCGCAAGGTCGCCCTGCTGGCCAAGGTGCAGGATGAAGCCGGCCATGGCCTCTATCTTTATAGTGCCTGCGAGACACTGGGTGTTACGCGGGAAGAGCTCATCGGGGAATTACTTTCCGGCAAAGCAAAATATTCATCCATTTTCAACTACCCGACACTGACCTGGGCAGACATAGGCGCTATCGGCTGGCTGGTGGATGGCGCTGCCATCATGAATCAGGTACCGTTGTGTCGCTGTTCCTATGGTCCTTATGCCCGTGCCATGGTGCGGGTGTGCAAGGAAGAAAGCTTCCATCAGCGGCAGGGTTTTGAAATCCTGCTCACGCTGTGTCAGGGTTCGGTCGAGCAAAAAGCCATGGCTCAGGATGCCCTGGACCGGTGGTGGTGGCCTTCGTTGATGATGTTTGGCCCTCCGGATCAGGATTCGGTCCATACTGCTCAATCCATGCAATGGAAGATCAAACGATTTACGAACGATGAGTTGCGGCAAAAATTTATTGACATGACGGTGCCTCAGGCAGCGGTGCTGGGCTTGACCATTCCGGATCCGGAATTGCAATGGGATGAAGCCAGTGGGCATTACCATATCGGCCCTATTGACTGGGATGAGTTCCGCGAGGTACTGAAAGGCAATGGCCCCTGTAATGCCGAGCGATTAGCTGCCCGGCAGCAGGCACACGATGATGGTACCTGGGTGCGGGAAGCCGCACGAGCGTATGCTGCAAAGCAAAGAGAAAGGACGAAAATAGCAGGTTGA
- a CDS encoding TetR/AcrR family transcriptional regulator produces MTEISPKKQQIYLEAARLFQHRGYAATSMRAIADAVDLEVSSLYSHIRSKEELLQEICFRVAGQFLDAINRIQRQWEDPKQQLEELLRFHIQIALEDPTSSTVFSDEWKHLRTEERGAFLELRRHYEQQFLAVIQSGQARGIFRAYPAPWIMHTLISSLTWLYRTRINREPNEQEQLIELLLAMNMHGIIKN; encoded by the coding sequence ATGACGGAAATTAGTCCCAAGAAACAGCAGATCTATCTGGAGGCAGCACGACTGTTCCAGCATCGCGGATATGCTGCCACCTCCATGCGTGCGATCGCCGATGCGGTAGATCTCGAAGTATCCTCATTGTACAGCCATATCCGGTCGAAAGAGGAGTTGTTGCAGGAGATCTGTTTTCGCGTTGCGGGCCAATTTCTGGATGCCATCAACCGGATACAACGGCAATGGGAGGATCCGAAGCAGCAACTGGAAGAACTATTACGCTTCCACATCCAGATCGCACTCGAAGATCCCACCTCGTCTACGGTATTTTCAGATGAATGGAAACACCTGAGGACCGAAGAACGGGGGGCGTTTCTGGAGCTGCGAAGACATTACGAACAACAGTTTCTGGCTGTCATCCAGTCTGGTCAGGCACGTGGAATATTCCGTGCTTACCCTGCGCCCTGGATCATGCACACGCTGATCTCCAGTCTCACCTGGCTGTACCGCACCCGGATAAACCGGGAACCGAATGAACAGGAGCAATTGATTGAGTTGTTATTAGCTATGAATATGCATGGAATTATCAAAAACTGA
- a CDS encoding 2Fe-2S iron-sulfur cluster binding domain-containing protein codes for MLFELTIDKIIPLTDQCSEFHFRIPPELKDNFQYRPGQHLTFEEIIDGEKVRRNYSICSGPHDETLAIAIKKITGGRFTTFVYDHWQTGRTVRTLKPMGRFVLPATDSEQPEHFIMLAGGSGITPVMAMLRHGLQGHSAWHFTVFYSNSSVRDIIFREELDALKNTYLDRLSIFHILTGELLDNPLFSGRIDAWKLRQWNMHLVDFTHADGIFLCGPGNLMQVSRETLLDLGVPSANIHQEWFSPPALTASYKKENQDIPGEFVHATIEVIRDGQHLHIPVVHSLQTILDAAEAAEIDLPYSCRGGVCATCKTRLLKGEVSMQTNYALEVDELEANYILACQAIPKSGHITISYDGN; via the coding sequence ATGCTGTTCGAATTAACCATCGATAAGATCATCCCCCTCACCGATCAGTGTTCTGAATTCCACTTTCGCATTCCACCGGAACTGAAAGACAACTTTCAATACCGGCCTGGACAGCATCTAACCTTTGAAGAGATCATCGATGGTGAAAAAGTCCGGCGCAACTATTCCATCTGTTCCGGGCCTCACGATGAAACCCTGGCCATAGCCATCAAGAAAATCACCGGTGGTCGTTTCACCACCTTTGTTTACGATCACTGGCAGACCGGACGCACCGTCAGAACCCTGAAGCCCATGGGTAGATTTGTTTTGCCTGCGACGGATAGTGAGCAGCCGGAACATTTTATTATGCTGGCAGGTGGCAGCGGGATCACCCCGGTGATGGCCATGCTGCGTCATGGCTTACAAGGCCACTCCGCCTGGCATTTTACCGTTTTTTATTCCAATAGCTCGGTACGGGATATCATCTTCCGCGAAGAACTCGACGCATTAAAGAATACCTACCTGGACCGGCTTTCCATTTTTCATATCCTGACCGGCGAACTATTGGACAATCCTTTGTTCAGCGGCCGCATCGATGCCTGGAAACTCAGGCAGTGGAATATGCACCTGGTGGACTTCACCCATGCCGACGGGATCTTTCTTTGCGGCCCGGGCAACCTGATGCAGGTATCACGCGAAACCCTGCTCGATCTGGGTGTACCGTCCGCCAACATCCACCAGGAGTGGTTTTCACCCCCTGCCCTGACCGCTTCATATAAGAAGGAAAACCAGGACATTCCTGGTGAATTCGTCCATGCTACCATCGAGGTCATCCGGGACGGCCAGCACCTGCACATACCGGTAGTACATTCCCTGCAGACCATCCTGGACGCAGCCGAAGCGGCAGAAATTGATCTGCCCTACTCTTGTCGTGGAGGTGTCTGTGCGACATGCAAAACCCGGTTGCTGAAGGGTGAAGTATCCATGCAGACCAATTACGCCCTGGAAGTGGATGAATTGGAAGCCAACTACATCCTGGCCTGTCAGGCTATTCCCAAATCCGGTCACATAACCATCAGTTATGACGGAAATTAG
- a CDS encoding 30S ribosomal protein S20, whose product MAHHASAKKRIRQTLKRNIQQRYYRKSTRTAMKKLRAMTDASEAQAFLPKVISMVDRLSKRNIWHKNKANNIKSKLMHFVNAI is encoded by the coding sequence ATGGCACATCACGCTTCGGCTAAAAAACGTATCCGTCAGACCCTAAAGCGTAACATTCAGCAGCGCTATTATCGCAAATCTACCCGTACGGCAATGAAAAAATTGCGTGCTATGACCGATGCTTCGGAAGCGCAGGCTTTCCTGCCTAAAGTGATCAGCATGGTTGATCGCCTTTCAAAGAGAAACATCTGGCATAAAAACAAAGCGAATAATATCAAGAGTAAGTTGATGCATTTCGTCAACGCCATCTAA
- a CDS encoding LD-carboxypeptidase has product MKRRQFNHLAPALISGSWIRQSPENTQDHRALRKYRGPIQPGMTVGLITPGSAIREEQLARAIANVESLGLKPHYTDAVHAEYGYLAGTDAVRIQDLIHHLEHPDVDLIWCIRGGYGCSRLLPQLPAGLWRRANKPILGFSDITAFHAARWAEDRMPGLHGPVAGMELTDYSRDQLQAILMNTDFPKTIPLATLDPAPEGVLSPFVIRGGVATGRLVGGNLSLVAALAGTPYAPDLEGALLFLEDVGEKPYRIDRMLTQLRQAYDLDRVAGVVLGDFADCEAGPEDRSLTLRETLTNQFAGLGVPVYCGFSFGHVPNLCTFPVGCRATLDAEAATITIHEPWYQL; this is encoded by the coding sequence ATGAAACGCCGTCAGTTCAACCACCTTGCACCGGCTCTGATCTCCGGAAGCTGGATACGTCAATCACCGGAAAACACCCAAGATCACCGGGCCCTGCGCAAATATAGGGGCCCGATCCAGCCGGGAATGACTGTTGGACTGATCACCCCCGGCAGCGCTATCCGTGAAGAGCAGCTGGCCCGGGCTATTGCCAATGTGGAGTCCCTGGGCCTCAAGCCTCATTATACGGATGCTGTGCATGCGGAATACGGCTATCTGGCTGGAACCGACGCTGTGCGAATCCAGGATCTGATCCATCACCTGGAACACCCGGATGTGGACCTGATCTGGTGTATCCGCGGTGGCTATGGCTGTTCTCGGCTTTTACCCCAGCTGCCTGCCGGTCTGTGGCGGAGAGCAAACAAACCCATCCTGGGCTTCAGTGATATCACGGCCTTCCATGCAGCCCGGTGGGCAGAAGACAGGATGCCCGGTCTGCATGGCCCGGTAGCTGGCATGGAACTGACGGATTACTCCCGCGATCAGTTGCAGGCCATTCTGATGAATACGGATTTTCCGAAAACCATACCGCTTGCCACCCTTGATCCGGCCCCGGAAGGAGTGTTATCGCCGTTTGTAATCCGGGGTGGGGTAGCCACAGGACGATTGGTGGGAGGAAACCTGTCTCTGGTTGCTGCATTGGCCGGCACGCCATACGCACCGGATCTGGAAGGAGCGCTGCTCTTCCTGGAAGATGTTGGTGAGAAGCCTTACCGCATCGACCGTATGCTGACGCAACTTCGGCAGGCTTATGACCTGGATCGGGTAGCCGGCGTGGTATTGGGAGATTTTGCCGATTGTGAGGCCGGTCCGGAGGACCGGTCGCTTACGTTGCGGGAGACCCTGACGAATCAATTTGCCGGTCTGGGCGTTCCGGTTTATTGCGGCTTTTCGTTTGGGCATGTACCCAATCTGTGCACTTTTCCGGTAGGCTGCCGGGCGACTCTGGATGCTGAGGCGGCCACCATCACCATTCACGAACCCTGGTATCAACTATGA